The genomic region TGCAGTACGGAGTGCCTGTTCCTGTATGGCGTGTTCAATGGTTATGACAGCAGCTACGTGGCCACCTTTGCGGCCCAGTGCCTGTCAGCAGAGCTCCTCCTGGACCAGCTCAACTCCGGACACTCCGACGCTGACATTCACCGCATCCTCACGCAGGTAGAGGGTGTGGAACAGGTTCCCCGGCACCCGCACATACTCAGATCTACTCGGCAGGCCCTGGTGGCTGCTATCAACCTGTTACTATTCTACCAGGGGAGTAGTGGTTGGTAAACTGGCCCAGTTTAAATGTGAACGGCCTGTATTAGAGCTGGTGTGCTTAGGAGAGAGaattcaaaaacaaaaacaagaaacaTGTATGGTCCACAAACCCAAATCCAAACAGACATGACTGGTTTGCTGGCTTATGATATAGCCTCAGTGGTTAAGACGGGTTTATGCATGGCAGGTCCATGTTTGTGGTCCTCTGGCCAAGTGAGTTCACACGACTCCTTACATGTCCTGCTAACCCAGTCCAAGGAAGGAGTTCTGAGCCTCAGTCAAACAACACCAGTCTTGTTCTTAAACTGCAGCAAAACTGTCAGACTATGCTGTCTTAAAACAGTAGGGCTTGCTCTTCTGAGAcagaaaataattttatttagaTTAGCTATTcatcatgtttttgatctgaTAATGATCTGTTTTTAATAACATATCCTGTGTCTGACTCTGGTGTTGGTGATCTAGCATCTCTTCCAGATAAGAGTCAAGTTACATAGGAAGCTTTTATCAGACAGCTAAGAAACACTTTAAAGCATTTTAAAGGTTTTCTGAATGTCTGCTATACAGACATTGAAACCATACTGTGGATATCTGCGTGGGTGATAATCACACGGTTCAGGCCGTCCAGATGTTAATGAATCACTGTGGTCATTGTTGgcatctcttttttttttcaaggcTTTTGACGTAGTGGAGAAAAGCTACTTTGAGACCATCGATGATGCACTAGCAGAAAAGGCTAACCTACAGACACAGCTTCCTGAGGcaagagtacacacacacacacacacacacacacacacacacgcacgcacaaagcTTGTAGCCTTcttgtccctcacacacacaccttcactaaGAATTTGAATACACAAATAGTAAATTCCTTTGCCGGTTCTGCCCACGGGGGCAATTTGAAAATGGGCTCTGATGTCACGAGTACCTACATTCTGTGCGTCTGTTGCTAGGCACGGGTCAAAGCAATGAAAAGTACTGAAATTAAAAGCATGCTTTTGACTCACCGCACTCACAGGACAAAGAATAAGTTATTAGAAGAATGATGGTGAAAAAGCGGGTTTTTCTGGTGAAGGACACGTGTTGTTTACGTATACGCCCGGTTTGTCAAAGGTCATTCATTTATTGTAGTTTTTCATTGATACTACGCATTTCTAAATGTCTCCACAGTAGTTGGTATTCATTTGTATTTTAAGTAGAAGTTTAAAAATGACACAACCTAGCATCACTAATGACTACATTAGTAGTGAATTCTGGCACTGTTCCTGTTGGCCTACAGGGGGTGCCGTTTCACCAGCTGCCTGCTCAGTTCCAGAAGATTGCAGAGAAGCTGAAGAGTTTGGAGCAGGAGGTGTCAGGAGGAGCCATGGCCATCGTGGCCTTAATTCTCAACAACAAATTGTACATTGCTAATGTgggtatgtacaaacatgcgcagcacacacacatggcgtcTTCCACGTCGGAGAAACAGCCACGACTTCAGCCGAATGAAGCAAACACCTTTAGACGTCTGACTTGAACACTTACTCTGATGAGCCTCAGGACCTCCACCTCAGGAACTCACTACATTTACTCATTACACGTAATGAAGTCACATTTGAACCAACTTGTACTTTTCAAGTCTTAGTAGGTGACAGCTCTATACTCAAACTCTAGCTCCATTAAAATGTTTACGAAGAAGACGTTTACGTTACGTTGCGTGTAACTGGTTGTGCGTAACTGGTGGAAATCCTACACAGTCTGATAATAATTTAGGCCAGAGGCCACGTAGGAAAGGAACTCATTTTTATTTTCACTGGTACACTTCCTGGATACCCTCTGAAGTTCCATGAATGCCAGTTTAAATAATAAGAGGGGGGTTATTTTACTAAGGGGAAGTTGCAGACATATTTCTGCTCTTTGTCTGGTCGAGGTCTGTGGTGTGATTGGCTGTCTGACGGTGATGTCTGCTCTCTGCCGTCTGTTTGGTTCTGACGGAAAGTCTCAGTGGACACAATGAGGGTGGGAATCTGAATTAGACCTGAGGAGAATCCTGTAAAGAATGAGACACCAAGCAagctatctctctctttctctctctttctctctctctctctccctccctccctccctcgcccCACATATCTTACGTGTCCTTTGCTGTTGAGCCTTTTCCTGCCTCACTGGGTTCTTTTCCCCTGAGGTGAAGTCCCATTGAGATTCTTTCAGAACAATGTTTCACCTATTGTGTGGTCAGGTAGATCTGACACGTTCAGCCCCCCCTCTAATTACCTGCTGGGGTTACATGACCTCTGTTGTTACGCCTCTGAATTCCAGCTGGTTTTGAAATAGTGGTTTGGGTATTTGGCTTTTGTTTGAAGGCGTTTGCCGTCTCTTTTACACACAGCGTCCATATTTCAGCAGaggaaagaaacaaacaaaatgtcaCATAATGCAGTTACGTTTGGAGTGAATCATGTATATCTAACCCAAACTATCGGAATTCCTGCAGAAAACCAAACGCACAGCTACAAATAAATGTGTTCATACTTAAAGACCATAAATGAACATCATtaaaggacaaaacacacataacCAGCGAATCTGTTCTGTCCAGGTGCGTGTGTTCCGCTTCAGAGTCGGCGATGTCTGGGCCTTTGAGGACAGACTCTAATTGCGTAAAAGCACCTTTTGATCTGATACCTCTGCATTACAGCTCATGTCTGTCGGGGATGATGTCCTTGCTGTGACATGAAACCTCAAGCATCTCTTGAGGGCGCCAGTCACAGCGTGAGCCAAGCAGTTTAGTGCGTTGGGTTAAGTAGGTGTTACAAGCCCTCCTTTGGTCTGGTGTTTTGACTATGGCTGACACACCTTCAGAAGAGGGGCTACTGCAGTTTACGCACTTCTGGTCATTGGTCAGACAGATATACCAACACTGCTAGAGACGGTGCTTCagtgaaaagaaagaagaatacATCCGTTGGCCTTTTATCTGGGCTGCGATAAAAAACTTGGCTTTGTAGCTTGGTGGTATTTCTAGTAGAACTATTTCCCCTCTTTTATTTGGCTTTTCAGCTGTTTGTGTTAACAGACCACACAGTTATTTTAGGACTGAGTCTCTTATGTTTCAAAGTCTAAGGGATTCGGTGATTGCTCTCGTGAATGTGCTTGTAAATGTAAcaatggactgtgtgtgtgtgtgtgtatgtgtgtgtgtgttcaggaacCAATCGTGCTCTGCTGTGTAAGTGCACCCCAGACAGGCAGAATCAGGTGATACAGATCGGGCGTGCTCATACAACTGATAATGAAGATGAGCTCACCAGACTGGCCCAgttgggtgagtgtgtctgctGCACATCTACACTTCAAACCTGGACCAAAACGGCCCGCATGATCAAAGGACACACGTTTACTGTTTATCTGGTCGTTTGTACATTTGTTTCTAGTTTTATGATGCAGTCTCtgtctcttgctctctgtctcctgctctctgtctcctgctctctgtctcctgctctctgtctcctgctctctgtctcactctctgcctGCCTtgttctcaccctctctcaggTCTAGACCCTGCTCGTTTGAGACAGACAGCGCTAATCGCTGGCCAGAGCAGTCTGAGGAGAATTGGAGACTACAAGGTCAAATTCAACTACACAGACATCGATGTCCTGAGGTGAGTTGGGATGAAACCAGAGGACGTGTGTCcaggacgtgtgtgtgctgtattttATCGCCGTGGCTCCAGGCTGCTGTCACATGTCTTCATGTTGGCTATCTAGGCTTTCTCTCTGACCCATTTAAATTAGATCAGTATCAACATTTGCATCCTcccaggtgcgtgtgtgtgtgtgtttgtgtgtgtgtgtttgtgtgtgtgtgtttgtgtgtgtgtgtgtgtgtgcgtgcgtgtgtggtgtgtgcgcgtgagtgtgtgtgtgcgtgttggagCGTGTGTGCAGGGTTCTACAGCAAGCCTTTGCCAAAGAGCGCAGGTGCTTCTAACATCAAAAATCTAGGACACAGAAACATTTACAAGCACAAACTTGATAACGTCCTTTCATTCCCAGTGCAGACAGATGAGGATGATTTCTGCAGACTATACTGGAAACCGAATCCAATCACACGAACACAGTAAAATAACCAACGTTCACTTAGAGCCAAGAACCCGAGTATCATTTTGATTTAATATTGAACAGTACTGTCAAGTGCATCCACACTGCAGCAGTTTttgtaacatttatttttttctataaATTCAGAAAATTAAACCAACGTTAATCGGTTTTCTTTAAGCACTAGCTAACGTCTTTAGTCGGCCAAGCTACACAGAGAGCTAACAACTTTCGCTTTCCGTAAGCCAACATACTGTATTCTTTAGCAGGAATTTTATATTAGCAGGAAATATTGCCTGACCCGCGTCGCCCTGCGCCCGAACACATTTATATTCACGTTTAATGAATACACCGTAAAACGGTAGACTACATCAAAATCTCGCTTTTTGAAGAACCAAATGCGTTTTTTATTTGCGCTGTAGAACactggtgtctgtgtgtttctgtggtcTGCTGTCTTCTTCGGCTGTTTGCCACACTAAGCTCTTCAGGGTCCTGCTGTCTCGCAGATGCACCCACACAGATGTTCCCGTAGCTCTTCAGGTCTCCGTCCTTCACACACGCAGGGTGTGTTGTTTTTAGCTTCCCCCAAGCCTCAGCACAGACAGGCAATGCAGATGACACACATCAACGGATTTAGCATTTAATCAAGTGGCTTGTTTTAATTTCCTGGAGCACATTTTCATGCCGCTGGCTTTACTGCCTGAACTTCTGTGAACCTTGTTTTATGTTTGTCTGACTCCGATGTGTGGCTGGTTAGTATGGCCAAGAGTAAGCCAATCATAGCGGTGCCCGAGATCCACGGTGGCCAATCATTGGACGGAGTGACGGGCTTCCTGTTGCTGATGTCGGAAGGTCTCATCAAAGCTCTTGAGGCTGCCCACGGCCCTGAACAAGCCAACCAGGTATCTTCTCACCTGCATTGGCCGTTTCCACCTCACTAAACCGCTTTTTTTTTCAACAGGTGCCTTTGGCACTGAATGAATGTTAATTACTACGTTAATTAatgcattaaatatttacagccCACTTCTTAGTAATTTAATATATGTGCCTAGGTTGTAAAAAGGTTGATGTTCTTGCTTTTTGTAGTTGCTATAGAAACGACATAGCTACTCTCTGGAGCCTAGGTTTCGGGTTTCTGTCACGCTCTTAAAATAACATTCGTGCtcgactacatttcccacaattcccGGTTCCAGGACATAGTTGCCATGGTGGCGGCTGAGCTGGCTCAGCAGAGCAGCTTGGAGGCGGTGGCCCAGTCGGTGGTGGAGCGGGTGAAGCGCCTCCATCACGACGCCTACGCCAGTGGGAGACAGAGATCTGCACACTGCTCCCGCCATGAGGACATGACCCTCCTCATCCGCACCATTAACTACCCCCTCTCAGACGGGTCGCTCACGCCCACCCAGGGTAATGCCCCacacccacctctctctctctctctctctctctctctctctctctctctctctctctctctctctctctctctctctctctctctctctctctctctctctctctctctctctctctctctctctctctctctctctctccctttctctctttcactcgtTTGTGGTATTGTGTTCATTTGTTCCTtatcctttgtgtgtgtgtgtgtgtgcacacgttcTCTTCTGAAATCCAGCTGTATTCACGTATCTATGTTCCACTAATACAGTTGTGGAGTGTTTCTATTTGGAGTGTGAAACTACAGTCATGCTGGTACAGCAGCAGCACGTTTACCAAAACCATGTTCATTAACCGGCCCCGTCTCCCCCTCTTCCAGGAGGGCGCATCTACCCAGTCTCTGTGCCCTACTCCAACAGTCAGAGTACCAGCAAGACCAGTGTGACGCTCTCTCTGGTCATGCCATCCCAGGGAACCCTCACCAACGGCACCAGCACAGCCTCCACCCTGGAGGGAGGAACCCCCACACCCAGGTATGGCTCCTTCCATCTTGTCTGGTGGTTTCATCTGTTTTTTGCCTTAACTTTGTGTTCTCTAGGTTGTTATTCTGATTTTCTCATACTCAGAACTTGAGCCTTTTAGATATGGCCAGAGGGCAGGCAGACTCACAGACAGCTCTGTGGTGTTGGAGCTTGAGGGTGGTGCTAAGTTTTCATAAAGAGATGCCTCCAGTATGAAGGCATGAAGGTTATAGTAGGCGTTCTCTGTTTCCCATTGTCCGACTGTAAAGGTTTTTTTTAAGGTTTGCTTtggtcttttttgtttttttctttctttctccaatCCCTGAACATCAGACATGATTTCAGATTTCAGGTCCTCCCCTGTAAAGAATTTCTGCAATGTTGCTTGTGTTTGATGTGTCAGACCAGAATATTTTTTAATCTGTTCATGCACATTTGTTATCAGTGAAAATACATAACTCACCAAACGAAACGCTTTGTGGTTACAATGGTTACTCGCACAAAGACAAAGTTAAACAAACATTGCCAAGTAATGAATGAATCATTTATTAGGTTTGACTGTTTTATGCACCAAACTCAACCAGTATTAATCAGGCACTCATATGTGGCTCACATTCCCCCCACATTACAGGTAATTAGCACATTAATCACCAGTTAACAGTTTAATAATGCATGACAACTCCACACCTGCTTCCCCTCATCAGCAGGTTCCTTCTGCACTCTAGCCTTTTTGGAGCCAATCAGTGAAGTCCCCGCCCCCCGTGTGTGTCCTCTCGTCCCCATAGGCAGAGCCCCACAGCCACGCTGCAGTCCACCAACACGCAGACACAGAGTTCCAGCTCCAGCTCGGGCGACGGCAGCCTGTTCCACCGGCGGGGCAGCCAGCCGGCGCTGCCCGACGAGACGGGCCGCGTGCCACCCTACGTCGACTTCACCCACTTCTACCGGCTGTGGGGGGCGGAGCAGAGCGACGGCCTGGGGCCCCAGTGAGCGCTAGGGCCCGGGAAAGGGGGTGCGGGAGGCAGGGTTTGGTGAGGAGGGCCGGCGTTCCTGCCAAAACGGACTCGGTTTGAAACGGTACAGACTGGAGTGGGTCCTGTCGCTGTGGTCAGGTGCGCTGTCCCCTGTGTTCCCCTGTTGGGGAAGGAGCTCTCTCCTACATACAAGCCACGTTATCGAGGGGGCTAAATGCAAAACGTACCTGCAAAAGGCCGGACATCACCTCTCTCCGATTTTCCATTTTTGTACACCAACATGCCGGTCAAGCCCAAATGGCACCTGAATACACAGTGAAGCCTGCAGcagacgcgtgtgtgtgttggagaaacGGTGGCGTGTTATTGGTGAAAAAGTCACACGTTGCTGAGAAAAGCACAGCCTCGCAGAGCGGAACTGAGTTTGTGAGGGGTTTTTTTCCTCGTTTCAGTTCAGATGCGCTCTAGGCTGCAGGTTGCATGTTGAAGCTGCACACACTcctgcgggggggggggcacactcGTCCGGCACTGAGGCTGCTGTTAGCATGTTTGCGTGACTCCTAGCAGCTTCGGTTAACTATTCAAAACGGGGGTCGTCCACTCCTGCATTGAGACATTCTCTCGAGGGACCCGCTCACTAGAGTTAAGATTTAAAAACACGCTTTAGCCCGTCTCAAACGAAACTTCTTATTCAGTATCCATTTGTCTTCTAgtgattattattgttattttatgGTAACTGGCTCTCATTTCTTGAGAGCATTTCCAAATGCATCGTTACTGTATTCTCTTTTGCtctttaaatttttatttttttttaacaaaagccATATAATGTCAATACAGCCCCCCTTAATTAGCTGCGtctggagaggtggaggtaccAGTATTGGTGTAGATGTTCCAGCAGCTCCATGTTTTGGGTGGAGAAAATCAAGCTTTACTATCATGAATATTTGTTTGTGTGAACAATTTTTTTAAAATGGTTGTATATTTGTGTCCTTTCTGTATTCCCAAGTTTCTAGTGCCTTGCTGAAATAAAACTACAGAAGCTGTGaaacaggttgtgtgtgtgtgtgtgtgtgtgtgtgtgtgtgtgtgtgtgtgtgtgtgtgtgtgtgtgtgtgtgtgtgtgtgtgtgtgtgtgtgtgtgtgcgcgcgccttTGCTAGAAAAAGGCAGTTGTGAGAACACCTGTTGTCAAACGTTAATAGTGGTCAATTGCTTAAAATCCTCATGACTCTCATGGTTTATTTATTATGTTGTAAAGCTGTGAGTTTGTGTTTATTAATTTCTGTGCTTAATCACTTTGACAAGGTTGTGTTTTAGGCCAGTTTGGCTTCttttgtgatatatatatatatagcatatatatgtaaatatatttaaagtGCAGGGTAAGCCAGCGTTATCCCGGGTCTAAAGGTCCGCTCCTCGGAGCGCTCGGGCAGGTCTGCCCACCAGTTCTTGCCACACCTTCACAATCTCCTCGCCGGTGTATAAATGGTGTCAAAGGGAAAAATGCAAGAGTGCTTTACACTCATGTGGTCAGAAAACCGCCTCGACTCAGATGAGTTCTGCAACGAGGATCTGGTGGAGTCTGCTGGACCGCAGAAGGTAAAGGCACTTTATTCTAAATGCACTGGAGTTACATGCATTTTGTCGGGGGCGTTTCAGTCACTGCAACACCACGAGGACTCATTTGTACTGCAGGGTGtttaataaagtaataaagctGGGGTCACTAGTCTAGCCTGGCTGTAGTTTGGTGCTCTAATAGATCAGTGTGCACCACAGACACTAGTGTACCTCGTGCGTTGTCCAATTCCTTCGTGTCTTTTTGCAAATGGTCAAGTTTAGGATTTTTGCGACCCGTTCAGCTGGTTCTGTATAAACACTTTTACCTCTCAGATGAGGTAACTTTTCAACAGTAATTCTACGGTTTATTCTTCACTTTAGAAACCTGCAAATGACACGAGTGAGTTAACAGAAGTATGTCCTGCGCACAGTGCGATACCAACTCCAGAACCTTTTCCGATCGGGTCCTTTTGGATGTCTAATCAAAGCTACTTTGCGGTAGTCCCAGTGGTCGATCACACATCAACAAGACGGCGCATTTCATCCGGGCGGAACCGAAACCGGAGCTTCTTTCACTGGTAACTCACGCTGTTAACGCGCACCCACCGCGCGCTCCCGGGCAGCGAGCGCGTCTCACCGCCGGTTGTCGCACTTGAATTCttataatatttgttatttctgCACTGAGCGCCTCTGATCGCACATCCTCCCCCGCCTCGCGCTCCCCCGCCCGGGCACGACCAACAGCGAACGGGGAGGAGCTGATGTCTCGTGCACCCCCCTGTCTCCACCCCCcgtcctccaccctacaccccccGTCCTCCAACCCCTCCATATTCTTTCAAAGCAGAATAAAATAACGGAGAGGGTCCGTGTCGGGGAGCTGCGCGAGCGGAAAGGCGTCATTTGAGGCAGCGCGCGAGTCACGGGCGGAGAGACACGGGGTTGGCTCGCGCATAACGGGAGGACCCGAGCACGGAGGGGGCGGCCATACAAGCATCACAAACCCTCACGACGAGGGGAAAACATCGCCTTCTCTCCGCATCCGCACCCCCGGGATGGACCCGTCCTCCTCACCGGTTCGCCGAGCGCGCGGCTCGGTCGGGCTCCGCCCGCGGTAAATGCGCGAGGGCACGAGACGTTCTGCTCGGCGGAAACCAGCGATCTCGCGCAttcgcacgcgcgcgcgcgccgcggCCGACGGACGGTGAACGGCGTCCAGTGTCCCGGTCCGCTCGCCCGCACCGCCGGGGATCTGGAGGTCGTCCGGCGCCTCTCCGTCGGTGCCGCACGGCCCGAAGTGCGCGGCCCGGTTCTGAGGTCCCGGTAACATGTTAGATGGGAACAAAGACTCCGCCGATACCGAACCGGGATGTCGTTTTACTTCTGTGATCAACACGACCGGATCAGCGCCTCATCCGCAATGAACATCTAGAGAGCCCTGAAACGGGCGATGGGTGAGTGGGTTTACTGGGCTGCGGGACTGGGAGGGGGACACTGTCACTGGGAGCGCGCGCGTCTGGAGTGGGTGTGCGGCTCTAACCCAGCACTGGATTCACACCGTGTTCTGTGATTCGGGCATAACAGTGCAATGAAATCAGTGAGGATCCACACCAGGGATGTCGAGATTGTGCATGCGTACATTTTCAAATGGGcgtattattattactattatttattactattattattactattatttattACTAATATTGTTGTTGGTGTCGTCGCCGTCGCACGCAGTTTTGTGACTTGTGCATCTTCCATGGCTGAATGCCTATTGCAGTCTGTGATTGTAAATGTTTCAGACGAGTCCAGGTTTGCTGAAGTCGGTCAGTACAGTTTTCATGTCAGGACGGAGATTTCTGACACGTTTTGTGGCgctgctctctcacacacacacacacacacactgccaaacCAACTCCAGTGGGGCCATGTGACATTTTCTTGACACTTTCAATTTGCTGGCGACATttcctgttttcaaaaatattctTCTATTTCTTAAGTAGACATTGTATTCTCTCAACTTTCCAAGGCTTGTTGTGAATTTAACGAACACACTGAATAAAACCAAAAACATAAATAGTTTAGCAGCCTTGGCTTCTCTGGCTTGTATTTGCCATTATTCTTTGATTTCGGCTCTGCAGAAAGGAAGTGTGGTAGGCCTACCATAGAAACATGCGTGCAGGACCTGTCTTCTCTGTcccctctctcctgtcccctcTCCATTTGCTCTGATGGACAGTGTAAATGTGATCAGTGTGGGGTGATGAGACGCTCACCAAGGCTGGACGGCCATGTTCCCTAATCGTACTATTACTGTGCCTGTTTTGTTACACTATACGATTAAACATTTTAGGTCACTTTAGTTTAGCTGACTGCCTGTTTCTTGCACAGTTTCGGTTTCTTCATTAAGTGCATTAAAGAATCAAAGGTCGTACTTAAAGGTAAGGTAAGGGAGTAACATGTTAGCTAATAATCAATAAATAACCTAGCCTGTTTAGACCTGTGCTTCATAAGCAGATTGTATCTGGATGTATTTGTCTAGATTCTTTTTACACATTTCGTCAAAATGCGTCTCCATTGTGATCAGATGTATTTCGATCTTTCTCCTCCTTTAAAGCACACCAACCTACATTTCACTTCCTGAAACGTATTGTAATCACGGTTCCTCACAAGCTATCACATTGTATTATACAATGTCAAGTGTGGGCAGAAACCATCGAGAGCGAGCATGATACCAGGTGAGCAATGTCCTCGAGGGTCAGAGGTCTGCTGGGACAAGAAAGTGTTTGCCAAGGAAAGTTGATAAATCATgtaaatggtaaaaaaaaaatgtaacggTTGACATTTTTGTTGATAGTACTAATGCGATATGATCTTGGGTGTGGGTACATCTTTCTTTTCATTTGGTCAAGTGAAATCTGTATGGGATCTCATGCAAGGTGTGTCCAGCCTCTTGGAGGTAACCATCAAAACCTGACTGTATTGTTATTAATCTAAAATGTGTGGAACTGATGGAAGAGGAAGTTTGAGGTTCACAGTAATTTAGTGAGACACGACGTTAATGTTAACGTTTCCTGCTTAGAACTCAAAAGCTATCCAGAggacatctctccctctctccctctctctctctctctctctctctctctttctctttctccatctccataGGCCTCTCTTAGGTCAGGTGATACAGGGTTCAAGTTTTGACAGTGTGGCATTTTCCTAGCCCCAACACCCCCATGTCAACTTGATAATAACTTGACAGTTTGAATCACTTGGCTTGCACGTTAATGGATCTTCTTGTAATTTGGGGAACAAACCACAGCCGTCATGGTGACCATTTTAACTCTATGCTGTCCCACTCTGAGATTCTCGTGAAAACGTTTCTAACCGGTCAGTGCAAAATTTGGGTAACAGTGTTTTGGTTCAAAATGGCCTCCGCAGACGTTGCATTCATTTCCTGTGAGTGATGAAGAGCAATCACCCTCTGGCCGGCGTCACCCAGTGCTTGGACTGGACTGGGAAGGTTGGCAG from Brachyhypopomus gauderio isolate BG-103 chromosome 8, BGAUD_0.2, whole genome shotgun sequence harbors:
- the LOC143522062 gene encoding TGF-beta-activated kinase 1 and MAP3K7-binding protein 1-like isoform X1, yielding MQICSRKLRGSSARHKKTLPLKMAAQRRTLMQSHPSWTDDLPPCQQCGVGTAPNCVYGPEGKSSQSHPNEDCHFLFSTECLFLYGVFNGYDSSYVATFAAQCLSAELLLDQLNSGHSDADIHRILTQAFDVVEKSYFETIDDALAEKANLQTQLPEGVPFHQLPAQFQKIAEKLKSLEQEVSGGAMAIVALILNNKLYIANVGTNRALLCKCTPDRQNQVIQIGRAHTTDNEDELTRLAQLGLDPARLRQTALIAGQSSLRRIGDYKVKFNYTDIDVLSMAKSKPIIAVPEIHGGQSLDGVTGFLLLMSEGLIKALEAAHGPEQANQDIVAMVAAELAQQSSLEAVAQSVVERVKRLHHDAYASGRQRSAHCSRHEDMTLLIRTINYPLSDGSLTPTQGGRIYPVSVPYSNSQSTSKTSVTLSLVMPSQGTLTNGTSTASTLEGGTPTPRQSPTATLQSTNTQTQSSSSSSGDGSLFHRRGSQPALPDETGRVPPYVDFTHFYRLWGAEQSDGLGPQ
- the LOC143522062 gene encoding TGF-beta-activated kinase 1 and MAP3K7-binding protein 1-like isoform X4; translation: MEGMAYGAGKSGGAFDPLTFFQQPYTILRMVSWLFSLVIFGCIANEGYVNRPDEVVEYCVYNRNQNACNYAVGMGTLAFLCCMAFLALDVHFPQISSVKDRKKAVLADAAVSAFWSFVWFVGFCFLANQWQVAKPEDNPLREGADAARAAITFSFFSIFTWHPSWTDDLPPCQQCGVGTAPNCVYGPEGKSSQSHPNEDCHFLFSTECLFLYGVFNGYDSSYVATFAAQCLSAELLLDQLNSGHSDADIHRILTQAFDVVEKSYFETIDDALAEKANLQTQLPEGVPFHQLPAQFQKIAEKLKSLEQEVSGGAMAIVALILNNKLYIANVGTNRALLCKCTPDRQNQVIQIGRAHTTDNEDELTRLAQLGLDPARLRQTALIAGQSSLRRIGDYKVKFNYTDIDVLSMAKSKPIIAVPEIHGGQSLDGVTGFLLLMSEGLIKALEAAHGPEQANQDIVAMVAAELAQQSSLEAVAQSVVERVKRLHHDAYASGRQRSAHCSRHEDMTLLIRTINYPLSDGSLTPTQGGRIYPVSVPYSNSQSTSKTSVTLSLVMPSQGTLTNGTSTASTLEGGTPTPRQSPTATLQSTNTQTQSSSSSSGDGSLFHRRGSQPALPDETGRVPPYVDFTHFYRLWGAEQSDGLGPQ